Proteins found in one Magnolia sinica isolate HGM2019 chromosome 5, MsV1, whole genome shotgun sequence genomic segment:
- the LOC131245421 gene encoding pathogen-related protein-like, producing the protein MSTEGGSGMVVGDKYRSHIHGEGEENTQWRYGGPPTFDLVDKLFEEGRTQEWPKGSLEEIVQNAIKTWDMEISHKTRLQDFKTLNPEKFKLFVNGRKGFSAEEIIKIGSYNALLQNSLPEEFQYYKVEEESFESSHDVFRAALPRGFAWELLRLYSGPPVIVFKFSHWGFMEGPYKGHGPTGEKVEFSGMAVLKVDESMRAEEVEIYYDPGELFSGLLKGPLISSDHSLASASLQACPFFKGD; encoded by the exons atGTCTACTGAAGGAGGATCAGGAATGGTTGTAGGCGATAAGTACCGATCTCACATACATGGAGAGGGAGAAGAGAACACCCAATGGAGGTACGGTGGCCCACCTACCTTTGATCTCGTTGACAAACTTTTTGAAGAAGGACGTACCCAG GAATGGCCAAAAGGATCATTAGAAGAAATCGTCCAAAATGCTATTAAGACATGGGACATGGAAATCTCTCACAAGACACGCTTACAAGActtcaaaaccctaaatcctgaaaaattcaagttattcgTTAATG GAAGAAAAGGATTTTCGGCAGAAGAAATAATAAAGATTGGGAGCTACAATGCGTTGTTGCAGAATTCTCTGCCGGAGGAGTTCCAATACTACAAAGTTGAGGAAGAGAGCTTCGAGTCGTCTCACGATGTATTCCGCGCGGCTTTGCCTCGAGGGTTCGCATGGGAACTCTTGAGACTTTACTCCGGCCCACCTGTGATAGTTTTCAAGTTCAGCCACTGGGGTTTCATGGAAGGGCCTTACAAAGGACATGGTCCTACTGGTGAGAAGGTTGAGTTCTCTGGGATGGCTGTTCTTAAG GTGGATGAGTCTATGAGAGCAGAAGAAGTGGAGATATACTACGATCCTGGGGAGCTGTTCAGTGGACTTCTAAAGGGGCCTCTCATCTCTTCTGACCACTCCTTGGCTTCTGCCTCCCTTCAAGCCTGTCCTTTCTTCAAGGGAGATTGA